The nucleotide window gccccgcgtaggacGAAGGCaaggccttcgcggcccgcgagcgaccccAATTTCTTgtgtttatttaatttttaaatatgtagggtattttgggctcggttttcgcatacggggtatgttttaagacatattggcacattttaaatatattaggggtgtcggattattttggagggttgttatacggGGCCATGGCCAGGGCTctgttctggctataaataggggtgcttgatTCACTttaaaggcatcccttggcaaaccacttctctcccactttgccaccaatccaccaccactacaacaccaacacccaccaccatcatccatctttagaatgtgtagtagtcttgggatccaagattgatcgtaagagttcttgtcaatcaaaggccacgtttggctaaactcttacatcacttggtgaagacaagtctttaatgtattacttttgatttttaatatttcggcactttttaattgggtttgtgttaatgactttaataactagtttcttatgttgaaagtgaattttctttaccatttcttcatgatgtcattgatttgttcattcgtgtctttacggtctatataaagcgcgttaactacctggaagggggttaggagggtggtttggtaaagttcttgtctcgttcaatgtatagatcctgcgaggacttggttcaagcttactaggacctcctttaatgcccaacggtattggatgtcgggggtgcgaatagcttgaacccctcatatgtaaactactattaatactttaaaccggcttcttgggattgtatccttgctgactcaaaccacttagccgagggtaacgtcaccttcaatagaggggcctaccacttttttAATTAATAACTAACTTAATTGTCTTttaatattccgaccctttgggattgtatccctgctgactcaaaccactgggttgagggtaacatcactttcaaaagaggggcctactactataactaagataatctcttaaaaagtccgaaagtgcgaaaatcattaATGGATACATTAAAgatgagttggatccaagtgattctatcttgtctatttgtttttcattttatttatcttttcatttttagttttattttcatgttaaaaaaaaaaactcttttctcaaaaattggatcgattagacgttgaggataaaccggtattaaaagctcttgtgtccttagacgacctcggtatcttaccaacactatactatgctcgcgatgggtgcacttgcccaagtgtgtgtttagtgttagtataatatcgtgttttataaatttaaaacttgattaatgcgtaaaatgggctcaaaatattaataaaatcatatcacgCTATACGCACACCAGttgccttaggtgaagataccttcatTGACTTGGAATGATAATTATCCTTTAGTGTAATCCTCTGATTTTGCACATAATAGGGTACATAAGGACGACGACTACAATTTTGAGCAATGTGACCAGGAATGCCGCAATTAAAACATGTTTGTCTTTTCATGTAAATGGCATTCTGAGCAGCTTGTGTAGCTCTTACAGGCCCTGAAGGACGAACCGGTCCTTTCTGTGCTTGATTTTCTTGCACATTTTTTTGCAAACGAGAATGAATTTGGATGTATTTGTTGTTTGCAGACGCTTTATTACTGTGAGCACCATTCTTTGACTCCCCAGCCTCTTTAGAGTTTTCATTCACCTTGTAAAACTCTTTACTAGAACAATCAAACgcataaatttcatttttgcctTCATTGTCAGACTttacaaaaacatttttcaaatcATGAGCCTTGTGAGAACAATCTCTGCTTGTTGATGATCTGAGAGAGCGTGATTATCCTTGATGTGTAGGCTTCTCATTCCCTCGTCTTTAATCTGCTCGTTTTGACTATTGTTGCTTGCTATGAACCTGCTCACAAACATTAGCACAAGAGTGAGTATTGACACTTTGAACCTTTGGTTTCACTTCTACTTTCTTGTCTGTTTTCTGAACATTTTTGTGTGGAATCTTTTTGTTGCAAATCTTTTCGTTACGGACAAAAGATTTAGATGTTTTAGTTGATGTACTAGACACATTAGGTAAACCATTATTCACAACATCAGTTTTAACAAAACCAAAGGATTTTGTTTTAGCAGATGATGTACCAGAAACCTCAGGCAAATCATTTTTCAATATAGAAGCAGAATCCAAATTCAAAGATTGAAAAACATCACACGAATTCAAGTTTTTACTTGCATTTTCAAGTGTAAGTTTCATAAACATAGAGATATTATCGTTTTTTGAAAAAATAGAAGAAGCATCAAAAGACTGTTCATCATCCTAATTACTCCATTCCTCAACAATCACTGTATCTGCACAAAAACTAGAAGAGTTAGTATCATTTACACAACTTTGTTTAACATCAACTAGTTTAATAATCTCTTCCTTAAGTGGTGCTTTATCAACAGGTTTGACAAAATTCCCCTTTACAGGTGTCACTTGAACAAGTTTGACAAACACGGTATTGATGGGTGTTGCTTCAACTGGTTTTCCATATGTTTTTCATTTTCTGGTTCCTCATCAATCAGAGGTATACTTGTATAATTATGATTATATGGTGGAGGAACCTTTTTGAAACCTAAGCCCATTCCTTTCTTTTCTTTATACTCAAGTTGCACATCAAAAACATTTTGAACAACTCTGCTCgaagtttcaattttttttttgtttatttcattttttgaaatctttCGTTCAAAGCATTTAGTTCAGTAGTTTTAGAATGAAGACTATTCCTCGCTTTTTCGTTCTAACACTGCAAAACACTGATATCTTGTTTTAATTGCAAAATATCTTTCTTCTGTGTTTCAACCTTTTCATATAACATTCTATTAGTATGTTTAAAGGTTAAGTTTTCTCTTCTAAGATCTTTGAAATCTTGAAACAGGTCAGAGTAGTGATATCTTTCATGCGCAACCTTTTCTTTGCATTTATGAGTACACAAATAGGAGGTTAGCTTGCATATGGATGGTTGAGTATGATCATCTGATTAAGAAATAAACAGAAGTCTGGACCAGATTCTCccccaaagatagtgaatcttgaatACCTAAATCAAAGCATCTGTTGAAGACAAGCAAACATCTGATCAAAGTCTTGGAACCACTGTTCAAGAAGAAACAAGGTCTGTTGAAGGCTAAAGTCTGTTGAAGGCTAAAGTCTGTTAAAGAACAAAGGTCTGATGTAGAAGACCAAACATATATCTGGCCAAATAGATGTTTGGATCAAAGCAACAGAGGATAGTCCAAACAGAGGTTTCCCATTGAAACGGTACTTATTTTGTATCAGTGTTTAGCATAATTAGATGAGATGTTAGTTTTAGGCAAGTAATCATCCATATGTTCACATAACATTTTTTTTTCCCAAAAGTGTGACCTATGTGGTTTTGAGTGGCAAACCAACGCATGATCATGGCAAGAGGCCCTTAGCTTGAGGCTTATAATAACATTATTTTTGCTAGCAAGCAAATTGGATTACTTGCTATAAAAATAAGATTAGCTTTGTACATCACTTCTTGAGGAAAAAAACCCTTGTATCATGTATTTACAAATGTGTAAAGTatatttttaaatgatttatttgTATCTCATTCATTGTACTTAACTTTAAGTTTGTTACAAGTATGACACTTATAGGATATACTCATACATTTTCATGAAGTCCTTGAACAACTACATGTCAACTTCCACAAGAAACAATATAtataaacaaatcaaacaccatATATGCGAATATGTGAATTACCACTAGAGTACTAGTTCTTGAAAACATAAAAAGTAACCACACAAAGTGATAATATCATAAGCCAATCAAACGAGGCAAAACCTTATGAACAAGTCGACACACAATTGATTTGTCTTAAAATTGAACTTTAGTTATTAACTAATAGCTAACCAAGCAAGCCATATGTGGTGAGATCAGATGCCGTGGGTCCAGTGGTGGTGACCGAACCATGAAGATTGTTGGGATGGTCCGGCTGCAACCGTAGAGTCAGAATATGTGGTGGTGCACCCATTTGCGGGTATCCATATACATTGTCATATTCTATTCCATTTTCTATCAATCCGTATTGTGGATCCTCTCCTCTTATGTCCTGCATTTTTATATGTTAGTAAATGTTCTATAGGATCACCCATGAAAAAAAATTCCATTAAAACATAGACGATTACAGACTAATGGTAGGTAGACGGGCAATAAGCTGCACCGCTACCCcacttctgaatagcaaaccctaccctactaaacacaaaattctgccccttaacatgcACGATGTTACTACTTACCACCTGCTGAACCCGCTTGAGGATCAATAGCATTGTTTGCATAACCGGATCAGACCCATGTGTATAAATATATAAATCATATTTGTTAATTTGATTAAAAAACTACTACAAAAAATGTATATTTCTTGCTATACAAttatttttcttcttttacaATCAAGTTATAGTATTTTCTATATCTGTTAATTTATATATTATCTTATTTAGCAGGAAATCGTCTCACAACCTATTTTTGGTATATTAAAATCCATGAATCTGTATAAAATATACATATTAATTTCTTTTAATAAAATTACTTGTCACTTAACCGGTCAAGATCCCATGAAAATGGCTTTCCATAGAGTGCAGAAATGATAATACTTACAAATTCATGCATGAGTTTTTTGTAGACATCTTGGGCACTCCTCacctaaaatataaaaaaaagcaGGATATTTAAAAAGAGAAATGTATGAAGAATTTGCAGAAAGTTTTTAGACATATAACTACTAGTTTCAGTATCATGTAATATGCAAGAAAATTAAAAATACCTTCTTCTTTGAAGTCTCCACTTTATTACCAATTACTTTGAGCTGCATTATGTCATTTAACATTAAATTATGAGTTTAGACATCTTCAAAAGTATAATCATAGCAGATTGTTTGAAATGAGCAAGAGAAATACCAAGGTATTATTAACTCATGACATAGTTGTCTAGTGGTCCCCCACAATAAGTGGTGTGAGTTCAAATCCTTGCAAATGCAATGTTAAGTTGTATTTAGGTGTAAAAAATGTTGTTCAGAAAAACCAAAGCGTGCCGTAGGAACAAAGCAAATTAGACAATTTGGCTTCTAAGGTTTATATGGATCGGTTAATAGTTTACAGTTTGAAAAATAGGATTTAACGATTCAGTTAAACTTAGAACAAACCGTTCAAGTACCTTTGTTAGtcaattatttttcttttttgtttagAATATGCATTTATGAATATGTAAAATATTTAATATTCATgaactatttttgtattttcataaattaatacaaattaatAAATACTGATTTTAACTCTTTAAAGAAAACTCAGTTCAAACCATTATACCAAACTATTTCGGCCTATTTTGCCAGCTCGGACCAGGCGACCCTACCAGATCCAACTGGTTTGGCTTGCTTTTTTTCAAAACTAGTTAGTAGTTCGGCCAAGAATTTTTGTCAAAGCGGGCAAACAATACCGTGAACTAATGTTAATAAATTTAGCAAAATACCTCATTCAATGGGAAAAAAAAAACGTTAATAATATGAAAtgtaattaaaaataatataaaaataaccTTGCGCTCACGAATAACATAAACAGCCTCCTGTGAATCTTTTTCAAGTGCAAGCAATTCTTCAAAACTTAAATCTTCCAAGCAATCACCCAATCTTTGCCTGGACAGAATCCATCAATATAAAAAAGGCAAAAGAAACCACGACTATTGTAATCTTAAATACTgtatattgtatgtatgtataaaaaaaataaaattaaactaTTAATAATAAAACAGATAAAATAGCATAAGGAAACTTGAGGAAGTAAAGTTAAAGTTAACGCAGTACCTAATTTGCTTCCTAAGATTTCTGTTCACCTCTTTCTGCTGTCTCAGTTCATCTTGCATTTTCTGCATAACATTTTCTGAGAAACTTTAATAACTTTGTATCAATGATGGGAAAATATAAGGGTGTCTGGTCACAAATTGTGTCAAATATCTACACTTCATTATTTTACCAATACAGTAACTAAAAAAAATCATATGTAACGTATGTAATAATAAGGCATCAAGTCtctttatatttttaaaatcatATACAATCATACATAATGTATGTATAATAAGGGATTAAGTCTctttatattttttaaatcatGGCGGACCTAGAAACCTTATTCTAGATAAGGCAATCTAAGGCTATGTGTTATGGGCTCCAAAAGCTGGTGCCATAACAACGGGGCGTGGAGGCGCGAACACCGACATGGAGAGGGACGCAAGGCGGGGGCTTAGGTGGGCATCCAGGCGCGGGGCTCTTTTGATGATTTTTCAGTGTTAAATCCTATATAACTCAGCCATATTTAGTCACATTAACCTAATACCACATTTTACATAAAGCCTCAACAAAAACCTTTATAACAAAAAAGTATACCTACGTGGCAAAAcctttttttaaagaaaactcTTTTGTAACCCCGTAACatataatctaaataagtttatgAGTCAAAACACGTCAAAATGGATATTAAATATCCATGATTCATCATTTGCCTAAAACAACAATTTATAAAGAAGCAAATTCAGTCCAAGACGAGCGTAGTCCTCGTCTTGACCGGATTATGCTGAGTCCTGGTTCtaaggctatgcggtatggtgatggtccttcattggaggatgatccgccatgTAAGCGTCACGTAGGATGAGTGTGAGGATAGGGCAAAGGGGATGAAACTAAGGAAATGGAGGGATGATcctaatatatatataagttgtatgtataggtgtgtgagagAGGGGGAGGACTGTCCTAAACGCCCAGATGGAGACGGGGAGGACACTGCAGCTGGGGGCGAAATGGGAGGAGGTTCGgccccggggggggggggggggggggggtccaaGGCCGAAGCCCACACCGTGCAGCCTAAGAACCTAACTAGCTAATCCAATGTAAGTCCATTttccattattttttttttattttcgaaaTAATACTTGTTTTTAAGTTACTGATGTGTAgtcttgattttttttataaccttttatttttatttttttttaagttgtgACACATATGGTTGGAGGTGTTTATTAAATTTAGTATTATATAAAAACAAATTGTTATATAACTTTTTGATATTTCAAATCAGTGTCTTAGTTGAATTTAAGATTGGATTTCTAGTAATGGGAATCTCAATACTTTTAGAAAACGGTAAATAAATAACTAGATATCCAACGTATATGAGATTATATCGAACGGGCTTAATTACCCACCTCTTTATGTGGTTAGTACCACTATATATGTAAGTCAAAATACAATTAATTTATCACAATACTAACCCCTATCCACGCTAGGGACTATCCGATAACAAATATACAAAAGTTCAGGActataaatgtaattttagaaGTGTAGGTACTATAAGTGAAAATAGAGCAAACCATAAGGATTATCCGgacatttttctcttttttttttaatttaaaaagttATAATACATTTTACACACCGAGGAAAAACAGGTAAACAACCTAAAATCGTAATGAATCAACAAGAGAAAGATGAATGAGAAACAACACCAACACCTAAAAAACCTAACGCGGATATATATTTGAAGACATTGATATCCACTCTCGAGTTATAGACATAAAAATAGAACACAAAGAATTTGTCAAATGTTTTTTCTTCATCCTCCAAGTATAATTTATgtttgcatttatttaaaaaaaaggtaCGATGTGATAGTTGGTTTTAGTGGTATAAACAAAAACGACGTGGATAGATTTTAAATCGTTGCAAGAGGACAACCCATCAAGAAGACACATCCTCCATAACGTTGATCATTCATTACGTCTGAAACCAGATCAGTCTATGTACCCCCTCCCCCGTTTGGAACTTAACCAAAAGTAATTTCGGTCTAAAATAAACTAGATCTCATTAATCAAactaaaattataaataaatgtGTTAACATGACATTGATGATTCTACAACTTTTATTCTATTTTTGGTGTTGTTTCTTTGGTTTAAAAAGTGCGTTTGAGGCGCGAGGCAAGCAAGACAATGCCTTATGGTTTGGAGCGGACGACGCCTTGTGTACTTCTTGGTGAATGAGTTTtatatgtaaaacaaacgaaGAGATGCCGAATTATGATAAGTTTGCTTAATAGAGGTTGCTATTAGAGCTGGCTTTGGGCCTGTGCAAGAGGTGCTATCGCACATGGCCCAAAATATCTAGGAAACCAAAAtcatttaaaattaatatatattttatatataaatttgttGTAGGAAGAAATATACCAATTAGCACTTTGGCTTAGTGGAGTAGCAGCAATTAACTCGACAGCCAGGCATTCTAGGTTCAAATCCCCCTGTCCTCTTTTCATTTTTAAttcatgttttgtttttgtttgggcCTTAAGGGGCTAAATTTAGCTTGTTTTATCAATAGGGAAAAAGCCTCATATACTCACACCAATTGCAACTTTACAAGCTTATTTTTTAGTTTTACTTTTCATTTATGCTGGCACCAATTGCAATTTTGCAaggttattttttaaatataattttgatTTTTCACATCTAAATTTAGGTCTCTACAAATTTGCAAGTTCATTCATTTTTTCTTCTTATTTAATCATTTACG belongs to Helianthus annuus cultivar XRQ/B chromosome 5, HanXRQr2.0-SUNRISE, whole genome shotgun sequence and includes:
- the LOC110941434 gene encoding agamous-like MADS-box protein AP3 translates to MARGKIQIKKIENSTNRQVTYSKRRNGLFKKASELTVLCDAKVSIIMVSCTDKLHEYISPSITMKQFFDQYQKASGVDLWNSHYQKMQDELRQQKEVNRNLRKQIRQRLGDCLEDLSFEELLALEKDSQEAVYVIRERKLKVIGNKVETSKKKVRSAQDVYKKLMHEFDIRGEDPQYGLIENGIEYDNVYGYPQMGAPPHILTLRLQPDHPNNLHGSVTTTGPTASDLTTYGLLG